One Armatimonadota bacterium genomic region harbors:
- the folD gene encoding bifunctional methylenetetrahydrofolate dehydrogenase/methenyltetrahydrofolate cyclohydrolase FolD produces MSARIIDGKALAARIEQEVGRDAAALTRRYGVAPALAAVLVGDDPASALYVRLKAQACGRAGLRSETFHLPATTGEEELLALIDDLNARSDIHGILPQQPMPPQINPRTVFERIDPRKDVDGLGPENMAALFIGRPRLLPCTPAGIMALLQEAGVEPAGKDAVVVGRSVIVGRPTAALLLNAHATVTWCHTKTPDLAAHTRRADILVVAAGRPRLVTGEMIKPGAVVIDVGVNRQNGKVVGDVDFASASQVAAAITPVPGGVGPMTIAMLLRNTVLAAEQQLRALHTV; encoded by the coding sequence ATGAGCGCGCGGATCATCGACGGCAAGGCGCTGGCCGCCCGCATCGAGCAGGAGGTGGGGCGAGACGCCGCAGCGCTGACCCGGAGGTACGGGGTGGCGCCGGCCCTGGCCGCGGTGCTGGTGGGAGACGACCCCGCCTCCGCCCTGTACGTGCGATTGAAGGCCCAGGCCTGCGGCCGCGCCGGTCTGCGCTCCGAGACCTTCCACCTGCCGGCGACGACCGGCGAGGAGGAGCTCCTCGCCCTGATTGACGACCTCAACGCGCGCAGCGACATCCACGGCATCCTGCCCCAGCAGCCGATGCCCCCCCAGATCAACCCGCGCACGGTCTTCGAGCGGATCGATCCGCGCAAGGACGTGGACGGGCTCGGCCCGGAGAACATGGCCGCGCTGTTCATCGGTCGGCCCCGGCTGTTGCCCTGCACCCCCGCCGGGATCATGGCCTTGCTGCAGGAAGCGGGGGTGGAGCCGGCGGGGAAGGATGCGGTCGTCGTCGGCCGCAGCGTCATCGTCGGCCGCCCGACGGCGGCGCTGCTGCTCAACGCCCACGCCACCGTGACCTGGTGTCACACGAAGACCCCGGACCTGGCCGCGCATACCCGGCGGGCGGACATTCTGGTCGTGGCCGCGGGGCGGCCCCGGCTGGTCACGGGGGAGATGATCAAACCGGGCGCGGTGGTGATCGATGTCGGCGTCAACCGTCAAAACGGCAAGGTGGTGGGCGACGTGGACTTCGCCTCCGCCTCCCAGGTCGCCGCCGCCATCACCCCGGTGCCCGGCGGGGTGGGGCCGATGACGATCGCCATGCTGCTGCGCAATACCGTGCTGGCGGCCGAGCAACAGCTGCGGGCCCTGCACACGGTGTAA
- a CDS encoding folylpolyglutamate synthase/dihydrofolate synthase family protein, producing MPLQDALAYIEGLLTRRRPASAGDERIKLRRTGALLERLGNPHHLPTVLVAGTKGKGSTAAMMAAILQAAGYRIGLYTKPHLVDYRERFRVDGQLITPEELCDGVEAITPHVEAMAAGADGPPTYFEASVAMAFWYFRRRGVDLAIVEVGLGGRLDATNVADPLLSVITPVSFDHMDVLGTTLSSIAREKAGIIRPRGTVVSAAQAPEALAAIIDVCARQEAELIAAPALVRIEPGVATLHDQTVTVRSRRRSYGAVRLPLVGAHQQVNAATAVAAIETLAGEGYPRGPQSVAEGLAALRWPARIEVVHERPYIVVDVAHNPASLAALRQTLESLFAGRRIILVFGMIATHDHRASTSLIAPLAAAAIVTTPLHAKPLAAGVLAEEVRRYVAHVEVVEDRRAALDRALDLAGAEDVIVVTGSFFLVGEAREALHRNGRWGTRIQA from the coding sequence GTGCCGCTCCAGGACGCCCTGGCCTATATCGAAGGGCTGCTCACCCGCCGCCGACCGGCTTCGGCCGGCGACGAGCGCATCAAGCTGCGACGCACCGGCGCCCTCCTGGAGCGCCTCGGGAACCCGCATCACCTGCCGACGGTCCTGGTCGCGGGGACCAAGGGGAAGGGGTCCACGGCGGCGATGATGGCCGCCATCCTGCAGGCGGCCGGGTATCGCATCGGGCTGTACACCAAGCCCCACCTGGTGGACTACCGGGAACGGTTCCGGGTCGACGGGCAGTTGATCACGCCCGAGGAACTGTGCGACGGGGTGGAGGCCATCACGCCCCACGTAGAAGCGATGGCCGCCGGAGCCGACGGGCCGCCCACCTACTTCGAGGCATCCGTGGCCATGGCGTTCTGGTACTTCCGCCGCCGCGGCGTCGACCTGGCCATCGTCGAGGTCGGCCTGGGCGGCCGGCTGGACGCCACGAACGTGGCCGACCCGCTGCTCTCGGTGATCACGCCGGTGAGTTTCGACCACATGGATGTGCTGGGGACGACCCTGTCCTCCATCGCCCGGGAGAAGGCCGGCATCATCCGTCCCCGCGGCACCGTGGTCAGCGCCGCCCAGGCGCCCGAGGCGCTGGCCGCGATCATCGACGTCTGCGCGCGCCAGGAGGCGGAGCTCATTGCCGCCCCCGCCCTCGTCCGCATCGAGCCCGGGGTGGCCACCCTCCACGATCAGACGGTCACCGTACGCAGCCGACGGCGGTCCTACGGCGCGGTGCGCCTGCCGCTGGTCGGCGCGCACCAGCAGGTCAACGCGGCGACGGCGGTGGCGGCGATCGAAACCCTGGCCGGGGAAGGCTATCCGCGGGGACCGCAGTCCGTCGCCGAGGGGCTGGCCGCGCTGCGCTGGCCGGCGCGCATCGAGGTCGTCCACGAGCGGCCGTACATCGTGGTGGACGTGGCGCACAATCCCGCCTCGCTGGCCGCGCTGCGCCAGACCCTGGAGTCGCTGTTCGCGGGTCGGCGCATCATCCTCGTCTTCGGCATGATCGCCACCCACGACCACCGCGCCAGCACCAGCCTGATCGCCCCGCTGGCCGCGGCCGCAATCGTGACCACGCCGCTCCACGCCAAGCCCCTGGCGGCCGGCGTCCTGGCCGAGGAGGTCCGGCGGTATGTGGCGCACGTGGAGGTGGTCGAAGACCGCCGTGCCGCCCTGGACCGGGCCCTGGACCTCGCCGGGGCCGAGGATGTGATCGTGGTCACCGGATCGTTCTTCCTCGTCGGGGAGGCGCGCGAAGCCCTGCACAGGAACGGTCGCTGGGGGACACGAATCCAGGCATGA